In one Nicotiana tomentosiformis chromosome 6, ASM39032v3, whole genome shotgun sequence genomic region, the following are encoded:
- the LOC104116259 gene encoding uncharacterized protein gives MSRGTDKLLKNLKQFTDLQYKHFTNRYGQQLIDIFEFPIKLVLSPFTLAYDIAGSAPRGFGVPEFISKLSYSAIFVVATVGTYDIAMELGKKVLCQRDCRTCNGWQALRCTMCKGSGKVHYQVKNYTLKRGEKATAESIADAIADNRAELVHLPSTVDLHLPLPSKECPNCDGSGVMKCPECKDKLQIRISADDIMEPPWKAYNIMRKMDYPYEHIVDSMKDPSIAAFWLITLPQIVGGFEYDDDVKQKIWWQYKESMRYDQLRDVVAKRKPGWEYLQDALISIDPSRAREDPVIVKNIPYFKAKKALEAEVMKLDPPPRPQKWGELNLPLDTSSWSEEDLKDPKKLYEMTVLLNAQREIAEKMLDAQWEAKWREEKLNKMMEEKVRPYIQNIDNTVLPQPIIMESERNQDQKKKHGRRRWWLF, from the exons ATGTCGCGAGGGACTGATAAGCTACTGAAGAATTTGAAGCAATTCACAGACCTTCAGTACAAGCACTTCACTAACCGCTATGGACAGCAACTCATTGACATATTCGAATTCCCTATAAAACTCGTTCTCTCCCCTTTCACTCTTGCTTATGACATTGCTGGCTCCGCCCCTAGGGGCTTCGGCGTACCCGAGTTCATCTCTAAGCTCTCTTATTCTGCCATCTTT GTGGTAGCTACTGTGGGTACTTATGATATTGCGATGGAGCTAGGAAAGAAGGTGCTCTGCCAGAG GGACTGTCGGACATGTAACGGATGGCAGGCATTGCGATGCACAATGTGCAAAGGGTCAGGCAAGGTGCATTATCAAGTGAAAAACTATACATTGAAAAG GGGAGAGAAGGCAACAGCTGAATCCATTGCAGATGCCATAGCTGATAACAGAGCTGAGTTGGTGCACCTTCCTTCCACGGTAGACCTTCACTTGCCGCTGCCATCTAAAGAATGTCCAAATTGTGATGGATCG GGGGTGATGAAGTGCCCGGAATGCAAAGACAAGCTGCAAATCAGGATATCTGCAGATGAT ATTATGGAACCCCCTTGGAAAGCTTATAATATCATGAGAAAGATGGATTATCCTTATGAG CATATTGTTGATAGTATGAAGGACCCCAGCATTGCTGCATTTTGGCTGATTACCTTGCCTCAGATAGTGGGAGGATTTGAATATGATGATGATGTCAAGCAGAAGATTTGGTGGCAATATAAG GAATCTATGCGATATGATCAACTTCGAGATGTGGTGGCCAAGAGAAAACCTGGATGGGAGTATTTGCAAGAT GCCTTGATCTCTATTGACCCCAGCCGAGCTAGGGAAGATCCTGTTATTGTGAAGAACATTCCTTACTTCAAGGCCAAGAAAGCTCTGGAGGCAGAAGTCATGAAGCTTGACCCTCCACCGCGTCCTCAAAAGTGGGGG GAGTTGAACCTTCCACTAGACACGTCTTCTTGGAGTGAAGAGGACCTCAAAGATCCAAAAAAACTATATGAGATGACAGTTCTTCTTAATGCCCAAAGAGAAATTGCCGAAAAGATGCTGGATGCTCAGTGGGAAGCAAAGTGGAGAGAAGAAAAG CTTAACAAAATGATGGAGGAGAAGGTCCGGCCATACATTCAGAATATTGACAATACTGTACTTCCTCAGCCTATCATTATGGAGTCTGAAAGGAATCAGGATCAAAAG AAAAAGCATGGACGAAGGAGATGGTGGTTGTTCTGA